The window GCTGAGTTATTGATATAATTCTTTCTGATCAGGGTCTTGTTGATTCTGATACCTTGCCTCTAAATGTCTCAAGAGAAATGCTTCAGCAGCATAGCAGTTTAAAGACCATAAAGAAAAAGCTCATTAGGAAGGCCCTTGATATGATTCGTAAGATTGCTGATGAAGATCCTGATGAATCTAATGACAAAGAGAAGAATGGTATGGGAATATTGAAGTTTTAATGATTTTATAAACTATAAAAGTCAGAAGTGacttttttataatattgttaGCTGTAGTTCTGCATCTTATAATTTGTATGTTTGTTAGGTGTTTGAAGTAtcctttttagtttttattgtcaTTCAGTTAATACTGGTTCTGCCTTTCCACTccctttttttttcaaagtaatTATTATGGTGCAGATGTTGAGGAATCCAACGAAAACAACGAGAAGAAAGGCCAATATACAAAGTTTTGGAATGAGTTCGGCAAATCAATAAAACTTGGAATAATTGAGGATGCAGCAAACAGAAACCGCCTTGCCAAACTTCTTCGCTTTGAGAGGTATATGTGTTGTAGTTTGTATGGATCTCCAAAGCCGTTGCATTTTAGAATTATGCCTAATTGTAAATTTATTGCTGCCTGCAGCACAAAGTCGAATGGGAAACTAACTTCACTTGATCAGTACATTAAACGAATGAAATCTGGCCAGAAGGATATCTTCTACCTAACAGGATTGAGCAAGGAACAGTTGGAGAAATCCCCGTTCTTGGAGAGACTGATTAAGAAAAATTATGAGGTCAGTTTGTGTTCATATCTTGTCACAGTATTAATCTTTTTTTGACTTGTGTTTCTAAATTGCCTCTCTCCGGGACCGTCTGTGCCTCAGTAGAAATGTGCATTTTCTGATCTTTGATTTCCTATCTTGCAGGTTATTTTCTTTACGGATCCCGTAGATGAATACCTCATGCAATACCTAATGGATTATGAAGACAAGAAGTTCCAGAATGTGTCTAAGGAGGGTTTAAAACTTGGAAAGGATTCCAAAGTGAAGGAACTGAAGGAGGCTTTTAAGGAATTGACCAAATGGTGGAAGGGCATACTTGCTAGCGAGAATGTGGATGATGTGAAAATAAGCAACCGTCTGGCTGACAGTCCTTGTGTAGTTGTAACATCAAAATATGGTTGGAGCTCGAATATGGAAAGAATCATGCAGTCTCAAACTCTAGCAGATGCAAACAAGCAAGCATACATGCGTGGCAAAAGGGTTCTTGAAATTAACCCGAGGCACCCAATCATCAAGGAGCTTCAGGCAAGAGTTGCGAAGGACCCTAAGGTAACCTTTTTTTCTTTTGGGTTGGATTAATTACAAGAAATTTAAGTATTAATGCACACTTTTGTCTCGAATGGAACTTGAACCACTCAGATCCCTTGCTACCAAGGGTGCGGGTAACCTTGTTAAGTCCCCTTTTGACGACTAATTAAAGTTTGTGGatatatttattcaagtttaagAGGGAAAAGGCTctgttatattattttcaataatcTCATTCCAAACTTATTCTGGATCACTGCTGTACTTGCAATAAGCTTTGTACTTTTAACTTCAGGATACGAGCGTAAAGCAGACAGCTGAGCTCGTGTACCAAACAGCATTGATGGAGAGTGGCTTTGTTCTCAGTGACCCCAAGGATTTTGCATCCCGCATATATGGCTCTGTGAAGAACAGTCTTAAAATTAGTCCTGATGCTATGccagaggaggaggaggaggttGAGGAAACCAAAGCTGAGTCTAGTGTGCAAGATGATAGTGCCAAAGAGGATGACAAAGATGTCAAGGATGAGTTGTAGACTGCTGCATCTTTGTACTATCTATCGTaatcagaattctgccttttGTTTACGTTCCCTCTTAGTCCTTCAAATAGAGTACCCCCAAAAAGTTGCAGTACATGCAAGCTCGATGTGAGGTTATGGAGAAGATGGATGATTTTAGAGTATTAAATTAGTTGATAGGTTTCTGTTTCCTAACTTCCAGATAATTATGTTTTGTATTGAAGATCATCTGACTTGTTACTTGTTATATAAAATTGTGGCCATTTTTGTAGTCTGTAGAATTTTtagtttatgtgtgtgtgttggaACATTGTCTGTTCACTGGCAATTTAACAGATATGGCAAAGGAATATTATTTCAAATGATATGGCAGCATTCGCTATGATACTTGATACAAGATCCCCATGCAGTACTCAAAAGAGAGAGAAGTACCAAGCAGTAGAGAACGAGACTAATACTATAGCAGATGACATTGATAAAGTTCTGATTCGTGAAATTACAATACAAGAGCATTGTTCTTTCTTTGTGTGGGGAGCTGGAACCTAAACTAGACAAGCCTTATTCTATGGCTAAATGATGCCATTGCACATTTCGACGCATCCAGATGTGTTGTACTAGTTGGGGACTTGGAGCACAACCACCGCACAGCCAAGGCTTTTGATCGCAACCGACCAtgataataatacataaaaacagGATCATTAAACAATGGAGGGCCTGCAGATGCAGGAGCCCTCAAATTTAGATAGGGAAAGATCCGATTCTTTCCCAACAAAGCAAACTAAACTAGTCTCTAATCTTTTTCAGAACATGGGGGGTTGGTGCCAAGGCCTTTTCCTTTTAATGTAGACAAATATTACCAGGTGTCGCCGTGTCGGTCACTGCTGATGCTTCTCCAGTCATGTAGAGCTGGATCATTCATATGTGTATGCGTAAAGTTAAGGTGTACTGTGTAGCATTCCTgtcaaaaagaaacaaaaaaaattattacatttGACTTTAAAATTGAAGTTACCATTTAGAGGCCTTCCTCGTAGCCCCGTAGTCTTTCCCATATATGGTGATTCTGTAAAGACACACCATATGTATACTTGGAATCCTTTCTTTAGATCAATCTGTTTGTGGTGAACAGAAAAGATATGTGTAAAGTTGgtttgttagagcatctccaagagactcttcatttaggctcctaacttgagatttgaggagggagaggacaaatgttgctccaagagactcttaagtggctcttaaatcactaagagcctcttgtttctctctcctctctcctcaaagttaagagccaccacatggctcctaacttattttttcacataaaaaaatccttccctccaattcacctccatctttccctctcttttgttatagtggagcccaatatatgaataaaatatgaaatagagaagagatgtagagagtattgttggagtttacactcttaactttgtcctaaattactaagagccacattttttatattatatttaggaacCAACAAgaaggctcttggagatgctcttagttagTAATGCATTGCATGTGtctttaaagtttaaagaagtaAAGTTTGGTGAGTCACATGAATGCATCTTCAGTATATTGATCTTGGATTCTCACTCACAACCGAACCGCTTAAACGCTTGTTAGGTTCTTTTTCAATCAACTAATTTAATATGCTTATATATCCAAAATAATTAATCTGATATAGTTAAGAAATTGTATTCCATGTAAATTAATAGCCACATTTCAGTCGCTTTAACGAAATATTTGCTTATAAATAAAAACTGTGAAGTAAATTCTTGAATTATGCGAAAAGAAAGCCCCCATTCAGTCGGCAGAAGCTTGGTTCAGACTTCAGAAGCTTGGGTAGATCTTCAAAAGAACTAAATTCATgcaatttaaacaaaatttgatTCTCTAACAAAAAATTGGTGTTTATTGTATGTGCTTTATGACTAGCATATCTGAGGATAATGTTACACCATAATTTTGAATCAAAACAGGCTTATTTTAATGGGGACCTGTCCATGATAATGTGGCTCAGTTTCGAAGTTAATTTATGTTACACGCTGATACGAGTCTGGAGAAAGATAAATAATGTTCAAgcttatttgaatttataatttcattgAAAAAGATAGGATTATACTATGTTATCTGTATCATGATTCGTGGCGGACACTATATATTTTCCTGTAAATTTTGGAACTATTCTAACTACCAATCTTCTATTTCCAGTAAAAAGTAaccacaaaaaagaaaaaaataaagaactTCCACCGAATCAGTTTAATATTTCCAGAAGACACCATTCATTCTTTTCATTAAAGCAGAGCTTTACATTTCATCACCAGCTAATTATATGCAGTAACAACTTCTGATAGGAAGAATGTAGATGTTATTTTTGGGTGTTAATTAGATATATCGCATTCGAGATTATTACAGAAGAAATATATTAGGAACTCGAATTCACAGATGTTGATTTAATCATATCAAAGAATTATCTACAATTTACAGATCGCCTCTGTCTTTACAAACTTGAGATCATACGGTTTACATCAGCATTTAAAATCATGCCAACCGTTGATGTGCACAAACAAATTAATCAAAACATGGagataaaaaggaaaaagctggCTAGGGAAGTAAATAACGTAAATTGCATGGCTAAATTTGAATTAGTCCTCGATGAATCTCCGATGGAAAAATCAGGAAACCATGAACTGCCTGGAGTTTCTTGTGACCctgaacccgaacccgaccccgAACCAGCTGACGTTGTTCCTGTATTCATTGGCATTGTCGATGAATCTCTCGAAGATTTCCGACTGCAAAAACAAAACCGCTTCAGAAAAACTCCTAGTAACGTTACTTCAAAATGCATCGTATATACATTAAAAAGTTTTCGGGAGAAGTTAGATTGTAACTGTACGAGCTTATTTCTACATACCTAGGCGAAGAAGGGCAGAATGTGATGATATAATCCGCTCCCGTACACGTAAAAGTACTCGTAGCATCGTCATAAGCATAGCTATAAGACCTCGGACACGCCGACTTGAAGATCTGCGAGTACACGGACGGCTTACAAGTGTCCGGAGAACCATACTCGCCACTGCAACAATACTCCGGGCTCCCAAACGCCTCACAAGCACTCTTGCACGCTTGTCCATCCCCGTCTTTCAGCTCATTCGGACACAACCGGTTCAGATCAGTTATGCAACCGGTTGATCCACAAGCACCTGAACCGCCACTGGCCTCAATAATCATCGCCAAATTGTAGCCATCTACTAGGCTAACATCGTAAAAGTCCTGAGTACTTGGGCCAGAATCCGAGCCTATTGTGAACTCAGCTAGAGTCGCGGGAGGGTTCGCTCCTGCGCCATTGCACTCCATCTGGTTCGATCCGCAGTCGCCTGTTTTGCAGGTTCCTTGGCCCGTGTTCGCGTCGAAAGTGCAGTCGGTTCGGCCCCAAAACCGGCCGGACCAGCCTGGTGGAGCCTGGAATGTTCGAGAATCGCCCGGTGTGAGCTGGAACCCGGTGCTGTCTAGCTTCGCGGTACCTGCATTGGCTAATATTCCGGGCCATACATTATAGTTGCACTTGTTTATCAAAGTAAATGTAGCTGCTGATACAACATTCGACCAGTTTGCCACATAAAAAACTAAAAGGATGAAATAAAGAACATGAGTACTACAAGGTTTCAATAAAACTCGATCCATcgaaaacaaattaaaacaaaaaatggtGGTTTTCTTGAAACTGAAGAAGGATAGAAGTTGCTGAGGAATGATGTTTGGTGGGAGAAAATGAGAGATTGGTGAGGGATATTGAGGTGGATAGTACACCCAAAACTACCTGTA of the Daucus carota subsp. sativus chromosome 4, DH1 v3.0, whole genome shotgun sequence genome contains:
- the LOC108216731 gene encoding thaumatin-like protein 1 encodes the protein MDRVLLKPCSTHVLYFILLVFYVANWSNVVSAATFTLINKCNYNVWPGILANAGTAKLDSTGFQLTPGDSRTFQAPPGWSGRFWGRTDCTFDANTGQGTCKTGDCGSNQMECNGAGANPPATLAEFTIGSDSGPSTQDFYDVSLVDGYNLAMIIEASGGSGACGSTGCITDLNRLCPNELKDGDGQACKSACEAFGSPEYCCSGEYGSPDTCKPSVYSQIFKSACPRSYSYAYDDATSTFTCTGADYIITFCPSSPSRKSSRDSSTMPMNTGTTSAGSGSGSGSGSQETPGSSWFPDFSIGDSSRTNSNLAMQFTLFTSLASFFLFISMF